From the Quercus lobata isolate SW786 chromosome 6, ValleyOak3.0 Primary Assembly, whole genome shotgun sequence genome, one window contains:
- the LOC115950441 gene encoding chaperone protein dnaJ 20, chloroplastic-like: MEISLGMNPKLATMVPKLPKTGSRRKGYELKTVLCRANELTMQKKNTNFYQVLSLGSEDVGFDEIKKAYRSMALQYHPDVCPPSAKEESTRRFVEIQKAYETLSDPISREMYDYQLRLVKSMGSGVCMEERKSKFPKEVWESQLYGLKKRSQVRMEKKKYYGYK, from the coding sequence ATGGAGATTTCCTTGGGAATGAATCCGAAGCTTGCAACAATGGTTCCAAAGCTACCTAAAACAGGGTCTAGGAGAAAGGGTTATGAGCTCAAAACCGTACTATGTAGAGCTAATGAGTTGACCATGCAAAAAAAGAACACCAACTTTTATCAAGTACTTTCTCTTGGTTCGGAGGATGTTGGTTTCGATGAGATAAAGAAGGCATACAGAAGCATGGCCCTTCAATATCACCCTGATGTTTGTCCTCCCTCTGCAAAAGAAGAATCCACAAGACGATTTGTTGAGATTCAAAAGGCTTATGAGACACTCTCTGATCCAATCTCACGTGAAATGTACGATTACCAGTTGCGTTTGGTCAAGTCAATGGGATCTGGAGTTTGTATGGAGGAAAGGAAGTCCAAATTTCCCAAGGAAGTTTGGGAAAGCCAACTCTACGGACTAAAGAAAAGGTCTCAGGTCCgaatggagaagaagaaatatTATGGATACAAGTAG